In a single window of the Hirundo rustica isolate bHirRus1 chromosome 7, bHirRus1.pri.v3, whole genome shotgun sequence genome:
- the ZNF804A gene encoding zinc finger protein 804A, whose translation MECYYIVISSAHLSNGHFRNIKGVFRGPLSKNGNKTLDYAEKKNTIAKALEDLKANFYCELCDKQYYKHQEFDNHINSYDHAHKQRLKELKQREFARNVASKSRKDERKQEKALQRLHKLAELRKERTCAPGSGPMFKSTTVTVRDDCHDIPKSAAIDSAGQQDFSCALMHDARSCKDIASVISPAPGDAGSHQPDTNKCGDQIQRAQGHRVGFSFAFPKKAAVKLESSAAVFYEFNEETSMEHGFTRRSRFVPGACNLQSPSAAEIVVCPEEKHNCFHPLVEKCIDTAEAPEAQESKELSSEESGVLESPALPAAMSHSKQAVCSDTDGHGVDVSAADVGDHTLPLVADSTQVLPLDGSGHELQANRAPVQEPGGDPSSLQDIAEENNKEGDSDPSATETEVKNLGADAAAPSPDEEGSGAPKSKPDVHKRPCQPFVPVLSKYGSNVLQWPSEMLIYTSTDPSISYSCNPLYFDFKSSRASESQEKPKHQPNIPHLHHNTESNHILVSDFTKRPNSECGDYKVEVNKNMCDYTIPLLSDVSLFRNCDLAKNQNKVSLDESFRIRKIEKYHISHNPLRQNTVIDEKYSKVWIKEGHEKWLHKSRKRKRRRKLCHCHYHHCGDMTVAEMEMSPVTEKEVTYRDENKYQHLQNNAEKCRHGAGNIWLTAGEVQQSQPKFSIENDPKRAMSASDHVHWDRGWCDFWNAKNSGQRHGCKRPHRKSKASSRRQAKQLTPSSRRHSLRHSKTCCSWKVRRSSCSPEHKCLGPCSEEKGPSQNQPVKRGYSVLTEEPEKPHRKRRQHTYSSSSDESSCGQALSAEEYLRQGHALVTHQKAKGKRRKRKTRLHRVLLDRNAKSETSEPAKESSANSMLDVLGDLLTPDNLEETNAPPKDDDAEDGGGTMELEESKSPLEAAGPQVEEDATPTACAAMESVPATLPDVITGSAAPAPEHSAPAAAAKQAVPQEGKKKESINGRENQARYKVPVPNRHLEQAPPKSYLCHYELAESLPHEKMGEVAGEWVQCNPGIFSSPPPLPFKEAHVNSHTFLATEQLIAPFPLPDQTLIFPPDNHEKFKELPSEAFQQILPQTVLSGKVKFAFAPPPMQPPGSALPPLPLQPPLCSTSVTTIHHTILQQHAAAGTLKVLQPHQQFLSQVPALSRAPLPHLPVGPRLCPGGHAAFVAPPQLPPLLPPSVLPPAPLAFPPLPHSVFPSLLAPHPAVIPLQPLF comes from the exons aggctgaaggagctgaaaCAGAGGGAGTTTGCTCGAAATGTAGCATCTAAGTCAcggaaagatgaaagaaaacaggagaaagcCCTTCAACGTTTGCACAAACTAGCCGAGCTAAGGAAAGAGAGAACGTG TGCTCCTGGAAGCGGCCCTATGTTCAAATCCACAACGGTGACCGTGCGAGATGATTGCCATGATATCCCCAAAAGTGCTGCCATAGATTCCGCCGGACAACAGGATTTCAGCTGTGCGTTGATGCACGATGCACGGAGTTGCAAAGACATTGCTTCTGTCATTTCTCCCGCTCCTGGAGACGCAGGTAGTCATCAGCCCGACACTAACAAGTGCGGAGATCAGATCCAAAGAGCTCAAGGACACAGAGTTGggttctcctttgcttttcctaaGAAAGCAGCGGTCAAACTGGAGTCTTCAGCTGCCGTTTTCTATGAGTTTAATGAGGAAACCTCCATGGAGCATGGATTTACCAGAAGAAGTAGGTTTGTTCCGGGAGCATGCAACCTTCAGtctccttcagcagcagaaatagTTGTGTGCCCCGAGGAGAAACACAACTGTTTTCACCCACTGGTGGAAAAATGCATCGACACAGCAGAAGCTCCTGAAGCTCAGGAGTCAAAAGAGCTGTCCAGTGAGGAGAGCGGGGTGCTGGAGAGTCCAGCTTTACCTGCTGCCATGTCCCACTCAAAGCAGGCAGTGTGCTCAGACACAGATGGCCACGGAGTGGATGTGAGTGCTGCTGACGTAGGGGACCACACGCTGCCCCTGGTTGCAGACAGCACTCAGGTCCTGCCCCTGGACGGCAGCGGGCATGAGCTGCAGGCCAACAGAGCTCCCGTGCAGGAACCTGGGGGGGATCCTTCCTCTCTGCAGGATAttgcagaggaaaacaacaaagaagGGGACAGCGACCCATCTGCGACTGAAACTGAAGTAAAAAACCTAGGCGCAGATGCAGCAGCTCCATCGCCAGATGAGGAAGGCAGTGGAGCCCCAAAAAGCAAACCGGACGTGCACAAGAGACCCTGTCAACCCTTTGTTCCCGTTCTCAGCAAATATGGATCAAATGTTCTTCAGTGGCCATCAGAAATGTTAATTTACACGAGTACAGACCCATCGATTTCTTACAGCTGTAATCctttatattttgattttaagtCATCAAGAGCAAGTGAAAGCCAAGAAAAGCCCAAGCATCAACCAAACATACCTCATTTGCACCATAACACTGAATCTAACCATATCTTAGTCTCAGATTTTACAAAAAGGCCTAATTCAGAGTGTGGTGATTACAAAGTAGAAGTGAATAAAAATATGTGCGACTATACAATACCCCTGTTAAGTGATGTTTCCCTCTTCAGAAATTGTGACCTtgcaaaaaatcaaaacaaagtgtCCTTGGATGAGTCATTCAGGattagaaaaatagaaaagtatcACATATCTCATAACCCCTTACGACAAAACACTGTGATAGATGAGAAATACAGCAAAGTCTGGATCAAAGAAGGCCATGAAAAATGGCttcacaaaagcagaaaacggaaaaggagaagaaaattatgTCATTGTCATTATCATCACTGTGGAGACATGACAGTAGCAGAAATGGAGATGTCTCCAGTAACTGAAAAAGAAGTTACCTACAGAGACGAAAATAAATATCAGCACCTCCAAAATAATGCAGAGAAGTGCAGACATGGTGCAGGAAATATCTGGTTAACTGCAGGTGAGGTGCAGCAGTCGCAGCCAAAGTTCAGCATTGAAAATGATCCTAAGAGAGCCATGTCTGCGTCAGATCACGTGCACTGGGACAGAGGCTGGTGTGACTTTTGGAATGCAAAAAATAGCGGCCAACGCCATGGTTGTAAAAGACCCCACAGAAAGAGCAAAGCGAGCTCCCGGAGGCAGGCAAAGCAGCTGACTCCGAGCTCCAGGAGGCATAGCCTGAGGCACTCTAAAACGTGCTGTAGCTGGAAAGTCCGGCGGTCAAGCTGCAGCCCAGAGCATAAATGTTTAGGACCATGCAGTGAGGAGAAGGGGCCGAGTCAAAACCAGCCCGTAAAGAGAGGTTACAGTGTTCTGACAGAAGAACCCGAGAAACCCCACCGCAAGCGGAGGCAGCACACCTATTCCTCTTCCTCGGATGAAAGCTCGTGTGGACAGGCATTATCAGCAGAGGAATATCTAAGGCAAGGACATGCTTTAGTTACCCATCAGAAGGCAAAAGGGAAacgcaggaaaaggaagacTAGACTCCATCGTGTCCTCCTTGACAGGAATGCAAAAAGCGAGACCTCTGAACCTGCCAAAGAAAGCTCTGCAAATTCTATGTTAGATGTTTTGGGGGACTTACTGACTCCAGACAACCTAGAGGAAACCAATGCGCCCCCCAAAGATGATGATGCAGAAGACGGGGGTGGAACAATGGAGCTGGAGGAAAGCAAGTCGCCTCTAGAAGCTGCTGGCCCACAGGTGGAGGAAGATGCTACGCCGACGGCGTGCGCAGCGATGGAGAGCGTGCCTGCCACGCTTCCTGATGTCATCACgggttctgctgctcctgcccctgagCACAgcgctccagcagctgctgccaagcaGGCTGTTCCccaagagggaaagaaaaaggaaagcatcaACGGTCGTGAAAACCAAGCTCGTTACAAAGTTCCCGTCCCCAACAGACACTTGGAACAAGCTCCTCCTAAGTCCTATCTTTGCCATTATGAATTGGCCGAGTCCCTGCCGCACGAGAAGATGGGTGAGGTGGCCGGCGAATGGGTGCAGTGTAATCCCGGCATATTTAGCAGCCCCCCGCCCTTGCCGTTCAAAGAAGCACACGTAAACAGTCACACCTTTCTAGCCACCGAGCAGTTGATAgcccccttccccctgcccGATCAGACACTGATCTTCCCTCCCGACAACCACGAGAAGTTCAAGGAGCTCCCGTCGGAGGCGTTTCAGCAGATCCTGCCGCAGACCGTGCTGTCCGGCAAGGTGAAGTTCGCCTTCGCTCCGCCGCCCATGCAGcccccgggctcggcgctgccgccgctgccgctgcaGCCGCCGCTGTGCTCTACCTCGGTGACCACCATCCACCACaccatcctgcagcagcacgCCGCCGCCGGCACGCTCAAGGtcctccagccccaccagcagTTCCTCTCGCAGGTCCCGGCTCTTTCCAGAGCGCCTTTACCTCATCTCCCGGTGGGCCCGCGGCTGTGCCCGGGCGGACACGCCGCCTTCGTGGCCCCGCCGCagctgccgccgctgctgccgcccTCGGTgctgccgcccgccccgctGGCCTTCCCCCCGCTGCCGCACTCCGTCTTCCCGTCCCTGCTGGCCCCGCACCCGGCTGTCATCCCCCTGCAGCCGCTCTTCTAG